The following proteins come from a genomic window of Chloracidobacterium sp.:
- a CDS encoding saccharopine dehydrogenase NADP-binding domain-containing protein → MTKTIFIAGSGGIGEAAALLLREWCDFDTTIILGDISENSLQRAREFVLDGSSRSTAVETVIMPKTGESEELKAAFVRSDVLLDCSPGGQAPRMAGYAREFKMHYANLTEYVAETEAIMELAKDAGTGFVLQTGLAPGFINVQAMALYREFVAKHENEMVERVAMKVGALTAHAHEPHYYGFTWSPIGVATEYVKDSRVIRDFKIAERPALSSRERIVIGARNYEADLTSGGAADLPDFFAGKARELDYKTLRYPGHYDWVESIVETLPKNESLPDRLQDLMLQAIPSVEDDLVVLHASVDGFDAGERRRMLEKAYFVEPIVINGKHLRAIQTTTAAPLCESAMMLLTDKYRGVILQSQLEPDEFMSGKFVSTVYR, encoded by the coding sequence ATGACCAAAACAATATTTATCGCCGGCTCGGGCGGGATCGGCGAAGCTGCTGCACTTTTACTGCGGGAGTGGTGCGATTTTGATACGACCATAATCCTTGGCGACATAAGCGAAAACAGTCTTCAGAGGGCAAGGGAATTTGTTCTCGACGGTTCATCGAGATCTACCGCGGTCGAAACGGTGATCATGCCGAAAACAGGCGAAAGCGAGGAATTAAAGGCCGCGTTCGTTCGTTCTGACGTCTTGCTTGACTGTTCTCCCGGCGGCCAGGCGCCGCGGATGGCCGGATATGCACGGGAATTCAAAATGCACTACGCGAATCTCACCGAGTATGTCGCCGAAACCGAAGCGATAATGGAACTCGCCAAGGACGCCGGAACCGGATTCGTGCTTCAGACCGGTCTTGCGCCGGGGTTCATCAACGTTCAGGCGATGGCACTTTACCGCGAATTTGTTGCAAAACACGAAAATGAAATGGTCGAGCGGGTCGCGATGAAGGTCGGGGCACTGACCGCCCACGCTCACGAGCCGCACTATTACGGATTTACATGGTCGCCGATCGGCGTTGCGACAGAATATGTCAAAGACTCGCGTGTGATCCGTGATTTTAAGATCGCCGAACGGCCCGCCCTTTCTTCTCGCGAGCGGATCGTCATCGGAGCGCGTAATTATGAGGCAGATCTGACATCCGGCGGAGCCGCCGACCTGCCTGATTTCTTTGCAGGCAAGGCTCGCGAACTAGATTACAAAACTCTTCGTTATCCGGGTCATTACGATTGGGTCGAATCTATCGTCGAAACATTGCCGAAAAATGAGAGCCTCCCCGACCGGCTGCAGGATCTGATGCTGCAGGCTATTCCGTCAGTCGAGGATGATCTTGTCGTTCTACATGCTTCCGTTGATGGTTTCGATGCCGGCGAAAGGCGGAGAATGCTCGAGAAAGCGTATTTCGTCGAGCCGATCGTGATCAATGGCAAGCACCTGCGGGCTATACAAACGACAACCGCGGCTCCGCTTTGCGAATCGGCAATGATGTTACTGACCGACAAATACCGCGGTGTGATCCTGCAGAGCCAACTCGAACCCGATGAATTCATGAGTGGGAAGTTTGTCTCGACCGTTTATAGATGA
- the metH gene encoding methionine synthase, with product MDNFLDLLKERVVVFDGAMGSNLQSLDLTIDDWGGPNFENCSENLLYTRPDAIEKVHTSFLDVGCDVIETNSFGGSEVVLAEFGIVEKTYDVNKKAAELAKRLARDYSTPGKPRFVAGSIGPGTKLPTLGHITYRDLKKAYVEQVRGLYDGGSDVFIVETCQDLLQTKAALSAIFDLFKERKVRIPVIAQVTIETFGTMLNGTEIGAALTALEPFPIDVIGMNCGTGPKQMADSFKYLCDNSPIPVSVLPNAGLPEVKDGKQHYDETPESFAAQVEHFAKDLGANIVGGCCGTSPEHLRQVIERVGGLSPKQRDAKLAPSASSIYFQQPYTQDASFLIVGERVNASGSKKMRDLLDAEDWDGLVNLAKSQEKEGAHILDVNVDFVGRDGVADMHELVSRLVTSVKIPIMLDSTEWEKMEAGLEHAGGKCILNSTNYEDGEPRFLKVLDLAREYGAAVVIGLIDETGMARAAGDKLKIARRAYKHATDYGIPGHDIFFDPLALPISTGIEEDRKNADETIKAIRQIRQEMPDANIILGVSNISFGLSPAARVVLNSVFLHHCVEAGMNSAIVNASKILPLMRFSELEIDTARDLIFDRRRFDGDVCTYDPLTEFTKLFEGKTAQSIKPDITNLPIEERLKHHIIDGEKIGLEDSLKKALETYPPLDIINDLLLDGMKVVGDLFGSGQMQLPFVLQSAEAMKAAVKFLEPFMEKADSTNKGTMVLATVKGDVHDIGKNLVDIILTNNGYRVVNLGIKQTVDEILRAWEETNADAIGMSGLLVKSTLIMRDNLEIMNERGISVPVILGGAALNRRYVDNDLIPLYNGKLYYARDAFDGLHAMDEITNAVEDTTIESTASDEDHKAASKRAVSSASGEAVQTVTDAEDLVGEDAKLGTVAARVASRSTGDTTHTTRSDVSVGLEIPKAPFYGSKVVEITDLTKVFAFINETALFKGQWQYKQGKKSAAEYAAILDETVYPKYAEVKANTIREKLLEAKLVYGYYPCNSDGNDLVIYNDDEKTERMRFTFPRQPVEQRGGKNLCLADYFAPVGSGKIDVVAFDLVTMGRKASEHSAKLFASDNYTDYLLFHGLSVESAEALAEMWHKRIREELGIDGDDSPELAKLFHQGYQGSRYSFGYPACPNIEDQTKLFELLQPERIGVSLTDEFMLDPEQSTSAIIIHHREAKYFNIE from the coding sequence ATGGACAATTTTCTTGATCTATTGAAAGAGAGGGTCGTAGTTTTCGACGGCGCGATGGGCAGCAATCTGCAGTCGCTGGATCTGACCATCGACGATTGGGGCGGGCCGAATTTCGAGAACTGCTCCGAAAATCTGCTTTATACGCGGCCCGACGCGATCGAAAAGGTGCACACCAGCTTTCTGGATGTCGGCTGCGACGTCATCGAGACCAACAGCTTTGGCGGCAGCGAGGTCGTGCTCGCTGAATTTGGCATTGTCGAAAAGACATATGACGTCAACAAAAAAGCGGCCGAGCTTGCAAAGCGGCTTGCACGCGATTATTCGACTCCGGGCAAACCGCGTTTCGTTGCGGGCTCGATCGGGCCGGGAACAAAGCTGCCGACACTTGGACACATCACCTACCGCGATCTGAAAAAGGCTTATGTCGAACAGGTCCGCGGATTGTACGACGGCGGTTCCGACGTCTTTATTGTCGAGACCTGTCAGGACCTTTTGCAGACCAAGGCAGCTCTTTCGGCGATCTTCGATCTTTTCAAAGAACGCAAGGTGCGAATTCCGGTGATCGCACAGGTGACCATCGAAACCTTCGGCACGATGCTGAACGGGACTGAGATCGGGGCAGCATTGACCGCTCTCGAACCCTTTCCGATCGACGTTATCGGGATGAATTGCGGCACAGGCCCGAAGCAAATGGCCGATAGCTTCAAATATCTTTGCGATAACTCGCCCATACCGGTTTCAGTTTTGCCCAATGCCGGCCTGCCCGAGGTCAAGGACGGCAAGCAGCATTACGATGAGACTCCGGAGAGCTTTGCGGCACAGGTGGAGCATTTTGCAAAGGACCTCGGGGCGAATATCGTCGGCGGCTGCTGCGGCACCTCACCCGAACACCTGCGTCAAGTGATCGAGCGTGTGGGCGGACTCTCCCCGAAACAGCGTGACGCCAAGCTCGCACCGTCGGCGTCGTCTATCTATTTCCAGCAGCCATACACGCAGGATGCATCATTCCTGATCGTTGGCGAACGCGTGAACGCATCAGGTTCGAAGAAGATGCGTGACCTTCTCGATGCCGAAGATTGGGACGGCCTCGTAAACCTTGCGAAATCGCAGGAAAAAGAGGGAGCTCACATCCTCGATGTGAACGTTGATTTCGTCGGCCGTGACGGCGTTGCCGACATGCACGAACTCGTTTCGCGTCTGGTGACGAGCGTCAAGATCCCGATAATGCTGGATTCTACCGAGTGGGAAAAAATGGAAGCAGGCCTTGAACACGCCGGCGGAAAGTGCATTCTTAACTCGACCAATTACGAAGACGGCGAACCTAGATTCCTAAAGGTGCTTGATCTTGCACGAGAATACGGAGCGGCCGTGGTGATCGGGCTAATCGACGAGACCGGTATGGCCCGTGCCGCGGGCGATAAACTGAAGATCGCACGTCGGGCGTACAAGCACGCAACTGACTACGGGATTCCCGGCCACGATATCTTCTTTGACCCGCTCGCTCTGCCGATCTCGACCGGCATCGAGGAAGACCGCAAGAATGCTGATGAGACGATCAAGGCAATAAGGCAGATCCGCCAGGAGATGCCTGATGCAAACATCATTCTCGGGGTTTCGAACATATCATTCGGGCTGAGCCCTGCCGCTCGCGTGGTTCTCAATTCCGTTTTTCTGCATCATTGCGTTGAGGCCGGAATGAACTCGGCCATCGTGAATGCGTCGAAGATATTGCCTCTCATGAGGTTCAGCGAACTCGAGATCGATACGGCCCGCGACCTGATCTTTGATCGAAGAAGGTTTGACGGCGACGTATGCACGTACGATCCGTTGACAGAGTTTACAAAGCTCTTTGAAGGCAAAACGGCACAATCGATAAAACCGGATATAACAAACCTGCCGATCGAAGAAAGGCTCAAACACCACATCATTGACGGCGAAAAGATAGGCCTCGAAGATTCGCTCAAGAAGGCGTTGGAGACCTATCCGCCGCTCGACATAATCAACGATCTGCTGCTTGATGGAATGAAGGTCGTCGGCGATCTGTTTGGGAGCGGACAGATGCAGCTGCCTTTTGTGCTGCAGTCGGCTGAGGCGATGAAAGCTGCGGTGAAATTTCTCGAGCCTTTCATGGAAAAGGCCGATTCGACCAATAAGGGGACGATGGTTCTGGCCACGGTCAAAGGCGACGTCCACGATATCGGAAAAAACCTTGTCGATATAATCCTGACCAATAATGGCTACAGGGTCGTGAACCTCGGCATCAAACAGACCGTCGACGAGATATTGCGGGCCTGGGAAGAAACAAATGCAGACGCGATCGGGATGAGCGGACTGCTTGTGAAATCGACCCTGATCATGCGCGATAACCTCGAGATCATGAACGAACGCGGCATCAGCGTCCCGGTCATCCTTGGGGGGGCTGCGCTCAATCGCCGCTATGTCGACAATGATCTTATTCCGCTTTATAACGGGAAACTCTATTACGCCCGCGATGCCTTCGACGGGCTTCACGCAATGGACGAGATCACAAATGCCGTTGAAGATACGACGATCGAAAGCACGGCCTCGGACGAAGATCATAAGGCGGCGTCGAAAAGAGCGGTAAGCAGTGCGTCCGGCGAGGCTGTCCAGACCGTAACTGATGCAGAGGACCTTGTCGGTGAAGATGCGAAACTCGGTACGGTCGCCGCCCGCGTCGCATCGCGTTCGACCGGCGACACGACGCATACGACCCGATCAGATGTGTCAGTCGGTTTGGAAATACCGAAGGCCCCGTTTTACGGTTCGAAGGTTGTCGAGATCACCGACCTGACAAAGGTCTTTGCATTCATCAACGAGACGGCTTTGTTCAAGGGTCAGTGGCAGTACAAACAAGGTAAGAAATCTGCGGCCGAATACGCCGCGATCCTCGATGAGACGGTCTACCCGAAATACGCGGAGGTAAAAGCAAATACGATCCGTGAAAAGCTGCTCGAGGCCAAGCTTGTGTATGGTTATTATCCATGCAATTCAGACGGCAATGACCTCGTGATCTACAATGACGACGAAAAGACCGAGCGAATGCGATTTACGTTTCCGCGTCAGCCGGTTGAACAGCGAGGCGGCAAGAATCTCTGTTTAGCGGACTATTTCGCACCGGTCGGGTCGGGCAAGATCGATGTTGTCGCTTTTGATCTGGTAACGATGGGCCGCAAGGCGAGCGAACATTCGGCGAAACTATTTGCGTCGGACAATTATACTGACTACCTTTTGTTTCACGGGCTTTCGGTCGAATCTGCCGAGGCACTCGCCGAGATGTGGCACAAGCGAATACGAGAGGAACTAGGAATCGACGGCGACGATTCTCCTGAACTTGCGAAGTTGTTTCATCAAGGGTATCAGGGCTCGCGCTACAGTTTTGGCTATCCGGCGTGTCCAAATATCGAGGATCAGACAAAACTGTTCGAGCTGTTACAGCCGGAACGGATCGGCGTCTCGCTTACAGACGAATTCATGCTTGACCCGGAACAATCGACGTCTGCGATCATCATTCATCATCGCGAGGCGAAGTATTTCAATATCGAATAA
- a CDS encoding DUF937 domain-containing protein — MLSLQDLLGQEQGESALNEISQTVGADNSLVNSAIQMALPAIIGGLAKNASDPQGAESLNAALSRDHDGSILNNLGGLGSMILGQLQTPEPTPKQLDAGGILGHILGTNQSPVVEQVSNNTGLNMGQVAQILMMIAPLVMGYLGQQKQQQGIGADGLGGLLGGLLGGQAQAAPQSSGNVMVDMASSMLDSDRDGSAMDDIASMALNYITKR; from the coding sequence ATGCTTTCACTTCAGGATCTGCTTGGGCAGGAACAGGGAGAATCGGCACTTAACGAGATCAGCCAGACCGTCGGAGCCGACAATTCGCTTGTAAATTCGGCGATTCAGATGGCGCTGCCTGCGATAATCGGCGGCCTGGCAAAAAATGCGTCTGATCCGCAGGGAGCCGAGAGCCTGAATGCTGCGTTGAGCCGAGATCATGACGGAAGCATCTTGAACAATCTCGGAGGGCTCGGGAGTATGATCCTTGGACAGCTCCAGACCCCGGAACCGACGCCGAAGCAGCTTGATGCTGGCGGCATACTGGGCCATATACTTGGAACGAACCAAAGCCCGGTGGTCGAACAGGTCAGCAACAATACAGGCCTTAATATGGGGCAGGTCGCACAGATCCTGATGATGATCGCTCCGCTCGTGATGGGATATCTCGGACAGCAGAAGCAGCAGCAGGGAATCGGCGCAGATGGTCTCGGAGGTTTGCTTGGCGGACTTTTAGGAGGACAGGCTCAGGCCGCACCACAATCGTCCGGTAACGTGATGGTCGACATGGCGTCAAGTATGCTGGACAGCGACCGCGACGGCTCCGCGATGGACGACATCGCTTCGATGGCCTTGAACTATATCACCAAGCGGTAA
- a CDS encoding SMP-30/gluconolactonase/LRE family protein produces the protein MPASFKPFWPSPEIWVLLAVIGVFISGCSDADRIISLQRVSTKINLQDKLAEPFGIAVKGDEIYFSDGNSGNIHRLSPATGLTVYAGGFDTPSGIAFDKNGGLLVADSGSNTVKRIDRSGVVTIVAGIAGSRGNADGEAATATFNAPIGVAVSDDGRIFVADTYNDRIRMIENGVVKTLAGSVKGFADGLAGSAMFDTPLGIAVWQDSKLLVADSGNRRLRVVELDGRVTTLAGDGSYGLRDGTLGAASFVQPTAVALDLSGSIFITDGNAIRAIGLRPFAVVETISGGSRGFRNSVPSAALFNRPSGIAIGSQGQLYITDSDNALVREIGGIKDDFQETTSGTEEPPRFTSSEFRAIASGRWPYEPQDRPREIAGTLGEIRGKIVDASSEVWFHNGLDIPGAYGETVRFIRNEKVLHPAAVENFETSRELLRMPTIGYIHIRLGREASGTPFDDERFLFETVGTRIIDIRIPRGTKFAAGDAIGTLNAMNHVHLIAGRSGAEMNAIDALTLPGITDTIAPIIEDVKLYDENWDELETKSADGRIIINGKTRVVVRAFDRKDGNPERRRLAPYKLSFMIFRPGEETDRPGEWNISFERMPAHDAVKFTYAVGSRSGATGETIFNFIASNIVNGEGHREAFIDPSTLENGGYTLRAFAADFFGNIASKDIRIEVNK, from the coding sequence GTGCCAGCTTCTTTCAAACCCTTTTGGCCCAGCCCAGAAATTTGGGTCCTTTTGGCCGTGATCGGCGTTTTCATATCGGGATGTTCCGATGCCGACCGGATCATCTCGCTCCAACGCGTGTCGACCAAGATCAACCTCCAGGATAAGCTGGCCGAGCCTTTCGGAATAGCGGTCAAGGGCGATGAGATCTATTTTTCTGACGGAAATAGCGGCAATATACATCGTCTCTCACCCGCAACTGGGTTGACCGTTTACGCCGGAGGATTCGACACGCCATCTGGGATCGCGTTTGACAAGAACGGCGGATTGCTAGTGGCCGACTCGGGGTCGAATACGGTCAAGCGCATAGATCGGTCGGGAGTAGTTACGATCGTCGCGGGAATTGCAGGATCACGAGGAAACGCTGACGGTGAGGCGGCGACGGCGACTTTCAATGCTCCGATCGGCGTCGCCGTTTCGGACGATGGCCGCATTTTCGTAGCTGACACCTATAACGACCGTATTCGCATGATCGAAAACGGCGTCGTTAAGACCCTTGCCGGCAGCGTGAAAGGCTTTGCTGACGGACTTGCCGGTTCAGCGATGTTTGATACCCCACTCGGGATCGCCGTATGGCAGGACAGCAAATTGCTTGTTGCAGATTCGGGAAACCGCCGGTTGCGGGTCGTCGAACTGGATGGCCGCGTCACGACGCTCGCGGGCGATGGCAGCTACGGCCTACGGGACGGAACACTCGGCGCTGCATCGTTTGTTCAACCGACCGCCGTTGCTCTTGATCTCAGCGGTTCGATATTCATAACCGACGGAAATGCGATCCGTGCAATAGGGCTGCGTCCATTCGCGGTCGTCGAGACCATTTCGGGTGGCAGCCGCGGGTTTCGCAATTCCGTCCCGTCTGCTGCTCTCTTTAACCGGCCTTCGGGCATCGCAATTGGATCGCAAGGTCAGCTTTACATCACCGACAGCGATAATGCATTGGTCAGAGAGATCGGCGGAATTAAGGATGACTTCCAGGAAACGACATCCGGAACTGAGGAACCGCCTCGTTTCACATCATCTGAATTTCGTGCCATCGCATCCGGTCGCTGGCCGTACGAACCGCAAGACCGGCCGCGTGAGATCGCCGGAACACTCGGTGAGATACGAGGTAAGATCGTCGACGCTTCGTCGGAAGTTTGGTTTCATAACGGCCTCGATATTCCCGGCGCTTATGGTGAAACCGTCCGTTTCATTCGCAATGAAAAGGTGCTGCATCCGGCCGCGGTCGAGAATTTTGAGACTTCGCGAGAGCTTCTCCGCATGCCGACGATAGGCTATATTCACATAAGACTCGGCCGCGAAGCCTCGGGAACTCCCTTCGATGACGAACGATTTTTATTTGAAACTGTAGGTACTCGAATCATTGATATCCGGATCCCGCGAGGGACGAAATTCGCGGCGGGCGATGCGATCGGCACTCTCAATGCAATGAATCACGTTCATCTGATAGCCGGTCGCAGCGGCGCCGAAATGAACGCTATCGACGCGTTGACCCTGCCCGGCATCACGGATACGATCGCCCCGATCATCGAAGACGTAAAGCTTTACGACGAAAATTGGGACGAACTCGAAACAAAGTCCGCTGACGGGCGTATCATCATCAACGGTAAGACGCGTGTTGTTGTGCGTGCATTTGACCGAAAGGACGGTAACCCCGAACGCCGGCGACTTGCCCCTTATAAGCTGAGCTTCATGATATTCAGACCGGGCGAAGAGACAGATCGCCCGGGCGAATGGAACATCTCATTTGAGCGTATGCCGGCTCACGATGCAGTCAAATTCACTTACGCCGTCGGCAGCCGCTCAGGTGCGACCGGCGAGACCATTTTCAATTTTATCGCTTCGAACATTGTTAACGGGGAAGGCCATCGTGAAGCGTTTATCGACCCCTCAACACTGGAAAATGGCGGATACACGTTGCGCGCGTTTGCGGCCGACTTTTTCGGCAATATCGCGTCAAAGGACATTAGAATAGAGGTAAACAAATGA
- a CDS encoding aminopeptidase P family protein, with protein MKKVIIWVLIAAFLLSGLSVAVFSKDAMDPKSPAIKVAPPAPRFSDAERHAELARRRTAVASKMADNSILILMSAEPKLYANDVDYVYRQENNLVYLTGLKQNGATLVLRKNGGSVSEFLFLPKRNPQYETWNGKMYSNEDASRISGLRNVLNAAEQPAFLESLRSRSTFTAKEGGFEIAGEPAAVYMLLPNGDRDGNGSREYSQESRFAAQLSGQKVENARRIFDELRLIKSPYEIKLMQHAINISNEAHMRSMAMASRTKWEYEVQAEVEYTFRRRNADFWGYPSIVGCGPNATTLHYQIPAGEVRSGDLLLMDVGAEFEHYTADITRTFPVNGRFTKEQKEIYQIVFDAQEAVAKATRPGVRFSALQQIAAGVIEDGLLKLGLITKKDGRQFRVWYMHGLGHWLGMNVHDVGDYGTPLAPGMIFTNEPGIYIRPDTLEWLPDTPENREFKTKVGPVFEKYKSIGVRIEDDMLVTADGVEWMSKDLPRTIADIESFIARASKEVAYRPGLLVDPNQRVPIRHTAAE; from the coding sequence ATGAAGAAAGTTATTATCTGGGTGTTAATTGCTGCATTTTTGCTGTCCGGTTTAAGCGTCGCAGTATTTTCGAAGGACGCAATGGACCCGAAATCGCCGGCGATCAAGGTCGCTCCGCCAGCCCCGCGTTTCAGTGATGCCGAACGCCACGCCGAACTCGCCCGACGCAGGACTGCGGTGGCTTCGAAAATGGCAGACAACAGCATATTGATCTTGATGTCCGCCGAGCCGAAACTTTATGCGAACGACGTCGATTACGTTTATCGGCAAGAGAACAATCTTGTTTATCTGACCGGCCTTAAACAAAACGGGGCAACGCTGGTATTGCGTAAGAATGGCGGTTCCGTCTCAGAGTTTCTTTTTCTTCCGAAGCGAAATCCGCAGTACGAGACGTGGAACGGCAAGATGTATTCGAATGAGGACGCATCGAGGATCTCGGGCCTGAGGAACGTCCTGAATGCAGCCGAGCAGCCCGCGTTTTTGGAATCGCTTAGATCGCGCTCGACCTTCACCGCAAAAGAGGGCGGGTTTGAGATCGCTGGTGAACCTGCCGCGGTCTATATGCTTTTGCCGAACGGAGATCGTGACGGCAACGGCTCAAGAGAATATAGCCAGGAAAGCAGGTTCGCGGCCCAGCTTTCAGGTCAAAAGGTAGAGAATGCTCGTCGCATCTTTGACGAGCTTCGGCTGATCAAATCGCCTTATGAGATCAAGCTGATGCAGCACGCGATCAACATCTCGAATGAGGCGCATATGCGTTCAATGGCAATGGCGAGCCGGACGAAATGGGAATACGAGGTCCAGGCCGAGGTCGAGTACACCTTCCGCCGTCGAAATGCTGATTTTTGGGGCTATCCGTCGATCGTCGGCTGCGGACCGAATGCGACGACGCTGCATTATCAGATACCTGCGGGTGAGGTCCGTTCGGGCGACCTTTTGCTGATGGACGTTGGAGCTGAATTCGAGCATTATACAGCTGACATCACACGTACGTTTCCGGTAAATGGACGATTTACCAAAGAGCAGAAAGAAATATACCAGATCGTGTTCGATGCGCAGGAGGCCGTTGCGAAGGCCACAAGGCCCGGTGTCAGATTCTCGGCGCTTCAGCAAATAGCAGCTGGTGTCATCGAAGACGGCCTTTTAAAACTCGGACTGATCACAAAGAAGGACGGCAGGCAGTTCCGCGTTTGGTATATGCATGGCCTTGGCCACTGGCTCGGTATGAATGTTCACGATGTCGGCGATTACGGGACACCGCTTGCGCCCGGAATGATCTTCACCAATGAACCCGGCATCTACATCCGACCCGATACGCTCGAGTGGCTGCCTGATACGCCCGAAAATCGAGAATTCAAGACAAAGGTCGGCCCCGTTTTCGAGAAGTATAAGAGTATCGGTGTCAGGATCGAGGACGACATGCTTGTTACGGCCGATGGTGTCGAATGGATGAGCAAAGATCTGCCGCGAACGATCGCCGACATCGAGTCATTCATCGCACGGGCTTCAAAGGAGGTCGCCTATCGCCCCGGCCTTCTGGTCGATCCGAACCAACGAGTCCCGATCAGGCACACCGCGGCCGAATAA
- a CDS encoding diacylglycerol kinase family lipid kinase — protein sequence MLPIVIVNPKSAAGSTREKWSGVASDLRAHFGAFTVVFTKAAGDAIELGEKYANAGAEFIIACGGDGTINEVANGILRSGKDCELGVFPSGTGGDFRRTIGLPSIPREIARSLREGETRTIDVGRASFVGHDGKPKERYFINESSFGLAAAIIERVKGATSLDWLPLDSVRGRASFALSTLQEVAGLDTTMVRIKIDDGDEAFLQTVNFSIANARYFGGGMMIAPDAKLADGFLDVVNIGDINTAKIVLKAYTLYMGTHLDLPEVKSKLVRRVTAAPMNERDEIHIEVDGELPGRLPATFEIVPGALRIRVPKR from the coding sequence ATGCTGCCGATCGTAATCGTAAATCCGAAATCGGCTGCCGGTTCGACCCGTGAAAAATGGTCCGGCGTTGCATCTGACCTTCGGGCCCATTTCGGAGCATTCACCGTCGTCTTTACAAAAGCGGCCGGTGACGCGATCGAACTTGGTGAAAAATATGCCAATGCCGGGGCTGAGTTCATAATTGCCTGCGGCGGCGATGGAACTATCAACGAGGTCGCGAACGGCATTTTGCGGTCAGGGAAAGATTGCGAGCTCGGCGTCTTTCCGTCGGGCACCGGCGGCGATTTTCGACGGACGATCGGCCTGCCATCGATTCCGCGTGAGATAGCCCGATCTCTTCGTGAAGGCGAGACCAGGACGATCGATGTCGGGCGCGCATCTTTCGTCGGACACGACGGCAAGCCGAAAGAGCGTTATTTTATCAACGAGTCGAGTTTCGGCCTTGCGGCGGCGATCATCGAACGTGTTAAAGGTGCGACAAGCCTTGATTGGCTCCCGCTCGACAGTGTTCGAGGGCGGGCGAGCTTCGCACTTTCGACCCTACAGGAGGTTGCGGGACTTGATACGACAATGGTTCGGATCAAGATAGACGATGGTGATGAGGCATTTCTCCAAACCGTCAATTTCTCGATCGCAAACGCTCGCTATTTTGGCGGCGGCATGATGATCGCTCCTGACGCAAAGCTTGCTGACGGGTTTCTTGACGTTGTCAATATAGGTGACATCAACACCGCCAAGATCGTCCTTAAGGCCTACACGTTGTACATGGGAACTCACCTCGATCTTCCCGAGGTGAAAAGTAAGCTCGTCCGACGTGTGACCGCTGCTCCAATGAACGAACGGGACGAGATCCACATCGAAGTGGATGGTGAACTGCCCGGCCGTCTGCCAGCCACGTTCGAGATTGTCCCTGGTGCTCTCAGGATCAGAGTTCCGAAACGATGA